ATCTGCTCCTCCGCACGGCGCTCCTCGTCCTCGGAAATCTCCTTGTCCTTGAGCAGTTCCTTGAAGTCGCCATTGGCATCGCGCCGGATGTTGCGGATCGCCACCTTGGCCGCCTCGCCCTCGTGGCGCACCACCTTGACCAGGTCGCGGCGCGTCTCCTCGGTCAGCGGCGGCATCGGGATGCGGATGACGGTGCCGGCCGTGGCCGGGTTCAGGCCGAGATCGGATTTCAGGATCGCCTTCTCGACCACCTGCACCATCGGCTTTTCCCACGGCGTGACGGTCAGTGTGCGCGCATCCTCGACGCCGATGTTGGCGACCTGCGAGATCGGCACCTCCGAGCCGTAGTACTCGACCCGCAGGTGATCCAGCAGGCTGGGGTGCGCACGCCCGGTGCGCACCTTGCCCAGCGACTGCCTGAGCGCATCGATACTCTTGGCCATGCGGACGCCTGCATCCTTGACGATTTCCTCGATCATTGCCCTACCCCTTTGACTCAACCAGTGTGCCGATGTCCTCGCCGGCGACGATCCTGCCGAGCTGGCCGGCCTCGAACACGTTGAATACCCGCAGCGGCATACCGTGCTCGCTGCACAGTACCAGCGCAGTCGCGTCCATCACCCCGAGTTTCTGCTCCAGCGCCGCGGCATAGCTGATGCGCTCGTACAGAATCGCATGGGGATGGGTGACGGGGTCGGCCGAATACACCCCGTTGACCTTGGTTGCCTTGAGCAGCAGGTCGGCGCTGATCTCGATCGCACGCAGGCTGGCCGCCGAGTCGGTGGTGAAGAACGGATTGCCGGTGCCGGCGGCGAAGATGACCACCCGGCCCGCCTCCAGGTGACGTATGGCCCGGCGCGCCGTATAGGATTCACACACCTGATCCATCGTCAGCGCCGACATGACCCGGCAGTCGACGTCGATCCGCTCGAGCGCATCCTGCATCGCCAGCGCATTGATCACCGTGGCCAGCATGCCCATGTGGTCGCCGGTGACCCGGTTCATGCCGCGCGCGGCCAACCCGGCGCCGCGCAGGATATTGCCGCCGCCAATCACCAGACCGAGCTGCACGCCGCGCTCGACCTCGGCGCGAATTTCCCCGGCCAGGCGGCCGAGAATCCCGGGATCGATACCGTAGGAATCCTCGCCCATCAGCGCTTCCCCGCTGAGCTTGAGCAGTATGCGCTGGTATCTCATGTCGTTTACCTTTTATTTCAGCCAGATAACGGGGCTTTTCTGCCGGCGTCCCGGCCGGCATTGTCTTACTTTTTAGCGCGGAATGCCATAACAAAACGGGGCCGATCTCCGGCCCCGTCCACGCTGACAAGTTCTCACCCCGGCAGGCGCCGGCCCTGCTGTCAGCCGCCCTTGACCTGCGCCATCACCTCGTCGGCGAAATTCTCGGTCTTCTTTTCGATTCCCTCGCCGAGTTCCATACGCTGAAAGCGCGCAACCGTCGCGTCCGCCTGCTGCAGCAGCTTGCCCACGGTCATATCCGGATCCTTGACGAAACCCTGACCCAGCAGGGTGATCTCGGACAGGAACTTGCGGATACGACCCTCGATCATCTTCTCGATAATGTTGTCCGGCTTGCCGCTTTCGCGCGCCTGGGCGGTGAAGATTTCGCGCTCGCTGGCGACCAGTTCGGCCGGGACTTCCGTCTCGGACACGCAGACCGGACGTGGGTCGTGGGCGGCGATGTGCATCGCCAGATCCTTGCCGAGCACCTCGTCGCCACCGGTAAAGTCGACCACCACGCCGATGCGGCCGCCGTGGCTGTAGGTGGCCAGCGGGTTGCTGCTCTCGATGCGCACGAACCGGCGTACGGTGATGTTCTCGCCGATCTTGGCGATCATCGTCTTGCGCGCATCCTCGATCGAGGTGGTGCCGGCGTCCGCGAGCGGCATGGCCAGCAGCGCGTCGATGTCGGCCGGATCGCTGGCCAGCACGCGCTTTGCGATCGCCTCGGCAAAGTCCCGGAACTCATCCTTCTTGGCGACAAAGTCGGTTTCGCAATTGACCTCGACCAGCGCCGCCGTCTTTGCATCGCCGGACAGCTCGATCACGACCAGGCCTTCCGCGGCCACGCGGCTGGCCTTCTTGTCGGCCTTGGCGATGCCGGCCTTGCGCAGGGCCTCGATCGCTGCCTCCATGTCGCCGTTGGCGTCGACCAGCGCCTTCTTGCACTCCATCATGCCGGAGCCGGTTCGTTCGCGCAGTTCCTTCACCTGCGCTGCAGTAATAGCCATGTCAAATTCCTCTGTCAGATCTGTTCAGTTCCAGGCCGGCCGGCACGGGGCATTATTCCCCGGTTTCCTCGGCCTCGGTCTCCTCGGTCTCGGCCGGCTTGACCGGCGCCTTCTTCTTGACCGTCACCTTGCTGGCCTTCTTCGGCGCCGCAGCGCGGGTCTTCTTGCGGTTCGGCTTGTCGGCACTCTCCTCGTCGAGCTCGACGAACTCGTCAGTGGACTCGGACACCGCATGGGCCACGCTGAGCTTGCCGGTGCTGACCGCATCGGCTGCACTCTGCACGTAGAGCTGGACGGCACGGATGGCGTCGTCGTTGCCCGGAATGACATAGTCGATGCCGTCGATCGAGTTGTTGGTGTCGACCACGCCGACGACCGGGATACCCAGCTTGCGCGCCTCGCTGACGGCGATCTTTTCATAACCGACGTCGACGACGAACATGGCATCGGGTATGCCGCGCATGTCCTTGATGCCGCCCAGGCTGCGCTCCAGTTTCTCCAGTTCGCGCGTCAGCATCAGCGCCTCTTTCTTGCTGAGGCGGTCGAAGGAGCCGTCGGTGGACATGGTCTCCAGTTCCTTCAGGCGCCTGATCGACTGGCGCACGGTCTTGAAGTTGGTGAGCATGCCGCCGAGCCAGCGGTGGTTGACATAGGGCATGCCGCAGCGGATCGCGTTTTCCAGCACCGTCGCCTGTGCCGAGCGCTTGGTACCCACGAACAGCATGGTGCCGCCGTTGGCGACCAGACTGCTGACGAAATTCATCGCGTCGTTGAACAGCGGCAGGGTTTTCTCGAGATTGATGATATGGATCTTGCCGCGCTCGCCGAAGATATAGGGGGCCATCTTCGGGTTCCAGTAGCGGGTCTGGTGACCAAAATGCACGCCAGCCTCAAGCATCTGGCGCATCGTGACGTCTGCCATCGTTTACTTCTCCGTATTTTAGGGTTGATCTTGCCGATACCCCACGACCGCAACCCGGCGCCAGCACTGGCTTCCCGGGCACCCGGCGGTCATGTTCCGGTACCTGCGTGGATTTTGTCCGGTGGCACCTGACGGGCCACTTAACAAGCCCGCCTTTATACCATACACTCAGGGTCCCGGCAAACAGCCGCCGTGCCGTGCCGAGCGGTTTCCGCCAACGAATCAGGACCCTGGATGCCCGTCACCATCAAGACCCCGGACGAGATCGAGAAGATGCGCGTCGCCGGACGCCTCGCCGGCGAGGTCCTGCGCATGATCCGGCCGTACGTCCAGCCCGGCGTCACCACCGACGAGCTGGACCGCATCTGCCATGACTACATCGTCGACGTGCAGCAGGCCATCCCGGCGCCGCTCAACTACCGCGGCTTCCCGAAGTCGATCTGCACCTCGGTCAATCATGTCGTATGCCACGGGATCCCGGGCGACAAGAAACTGAAGAAGGGCGACATGGTGAATGTAGACATCACCGTGATCAAGGACGGTTTCCACGGCGACACCAGCAAGATTTTCTTCGCCGGCGAGCCGACCGTGGCCGCGCAGCGGCTGGCGCGCATCAGCCACGAATGCATGCGCATCGGTATCGACATGGTGCGGCCGGGCGTGCAGCTCGGCGACATCGGCCACGCCATCCAGACGCATGCCGAGTCGCAGCACTGTTCCATCGTGCGCGAGTACTGCGGTCACGGCATCGGCCGCGAGTTCCACGAGGACCCGCAGGTCCTGCATTACGGCAAACCGGGGACCGGGCTGCGGCTGGAGGCGGGCATGACCTTCACCATCGAGCCCATGGTAAATGCCGGCAAGCGCTTTACCCGGCTGCTGCCCGACGGCTGGACCGTGGTCACCAAGGACCATAGCCTGTCGGCGCAATGGGAGCATACCATCCTGGTCACGCCGGACGGCCACGAGGTGCTGACCTGCCTGGCGGGCGACGAGATCTGAACCGATCCATGACCGCCCATCTTGACGCCACGGCAGGCCCGCAG
The window above is part of the Pseudomonadota bacterium genome. Proteins encoded here:
- the rpsB gene encoding 30S ribosomal protein S2; the encoded protein is MADVTMRQMLEAGVHFGHQTRYWNPKMAPYIFGERGKIHIINLEKTLPLFNDAMNFVSSLVANGGTMLFVGTKRSAQATVLENAIRCGMPYVNHRWLGGMLTNFKTVRQSIRRLKELETMSTDGSFDRLSKKEALMLTRELEKLERSLGGIKDMRGIPDAMFVVDVGYEKIAVSEARKLGIPVVGVVDTNNSIDGIDYVIPGNDDAIRAVQLYVQSAADAVSTGKLSVAHAVSESTDEFVELDEESADKPNRKKTRAAAPKKASKVTVKKKAPVKPAETEETEAEETGE
- the pyrH gene encoding UMP kinase translates to MRYQRILLKLSGEALMGEDSYGIDPGILGRLAGEIRAEVERGVQLGLVIGGGNILRGAGLAARGMNRVTGDHMGMLATVINALAMQDALERIDVDCRVMSALTMDQVCESYTARRAIRHLEAGRVVIFAAGTGNPFFTTDSAASLRAIEISADLLLKATKVNGVYSADPVTHPHAILYERISYAAALEQKLGVMDATALVLCSEHGMPLRVFNVFEAGQLGRIVAGEDIGTLVESKG
- the tsf gene encoding translation elongation factor Ts; this translates as MAITAAQVKELRERTGSGMMECKKALVDANGDMEAAIEALRKAGIAKADKKASRVAAEGLVVIELSGDAKTAALVEVNCETDFVAKKDEFRDFAEAIAKRVLASDPADIDALLAMPLADAGTTSIEDARKTMIAKIGENITVRRFVRIESSNPLATYSHGGRIGVVVDFTGGDEVLGKDLAMHIAAHDPRPVCVSETEVPAELVASEREIFTAQARESGKPDNIIEKMIEGRIRKFLSEITLLGQGFVKDPDMTVGKLLQQADATVARFQRMELGEGIEKKTENFADEVMAQVKGG
- the map gene encoding type I methionyl aminopeptidase, producing MPVTIKTPDEIEKMRVAGRLAGEVLRMIRPYVQPGVTTDELDRICHDYIVDVQQAIPAPLNYRGFPKSICTSVNHVVCHGIPGDKKLKKGDMVNVDITVIKDGFHGDTSKIFFAGEPTVAAQRLARISHECMRIGIDMVRPGVQLGDIGHAIQTHAESQHCSIVREYCGHGIGREFHEDPQVLHYGKPGTGLRLEAGMTFTIEPMVNAGKRFTRLLPDGWTVVTKDHSLSAQWEHTILVTPDGHEVLTCLAGDEI
- the frr gene encoding ribosome recycling factor, which gives rise to MIEEIVKDAGVRMAKSIDALRQSLGKVRTGRAHPSLLDHLRVEYYGSEVPISQVANIGVEDARTLTVTPWEKPMVQVVEKAILKSDLGLNPATAGTVIRIPMPPLTEETRRDLVKVVRHEGEAAKVAIRNIRRDANGDFKELLKDKEISEDEERRAEEQIQRLTDQHIAEVDKVLEKKEAELMVI